Within Enoplosus armatus isolate fEnoArm2 chromosome 1, fEnoArm2.hap1, whole genome shotgun sequence, the genomic segment cctcgacaagAAGCCAGTGGGActtttccattggattttggagtattgcagaaaataaactctgtgacaaacaaaagtttatgatactcacaagataatcttcactaaaaaaaaaaaaaccccattgacttcgagggaaccggaagtgtgaaaatgctgactcattaCCGGGTTTTAGGGTAggctcattcctgcagcgctctgtaCCAGATTACCAGTACCTCATCTGACCGCAGACATAAAAGGCTCTGGGCCTCCCTGGTTTATGCGACGACTGGAAACGAATGGAAGCCAACACATTGAGGAGGTCGATGCGTAAAGAAACAGTCGACTGTGAGGGGTTAAGAGCCCCTCTTGACACGTGTTAGTGTGCTGTATGTGGAGGAAGTTGTCTCAGAGTTGTGTTATGTCTGGACTGCAGGAAGAGAACACAGTCATGCATCTTGCAGCCAAGCGTGGGCACACAGAGGTCCTGCAGAAGATGGTGGAGACTGGAGTCGACCTCGATGAGAGGAATATAGTGAGTGGACGCCGCATACTTAGAGGCCtaattcttttaaaaaaagtgtaattAGAGGGATTGTGGTGCATAATTGGTGGCCTGTTTGCATTTTCTCCCCGTTACTTTTCAATTTTACGGAAGCATTTTCAGTTGTGCTCGTCACAGTCGTACCTCGTTTACTGTAAATTGCAGTTGCTCCATCAAATACActcagaaataaagagagagcacagaaataaaatgcataaacaaTAGCACATTGTTCCAAAAGGCTCGTAAGAAAGGCTTTTTTCTTGCAACTCTGCCATGCaggtctttgttgttttgaagtgCGTTGTATTGTTGTCCTGTGAACAACTACACCTGCATCTGCTACTCCTTTTCGCAGCTCTTTCGCAGTGATGTGTGGGTTTTTCTGAGCATTTCTCACCAGGCCTCGGGCCACTCTATCTGATAGTTTTCTTGGTCTTCCAGATCTGAAGCCTTGACTTCAACTGTTCCAGTAATCGTCCATTTTCTGATAATGTTCCTGACAGTGGAAATAGGGAGTTTGAAAACACTGAGAGAGTTTACTGTAGCCTTCTCCTTGCTGGTGGAAGCGAACTATCTTGATTCTGACATCCTTGGACAACTGTTTAGAGGAACCCATGGTTGCTAACACCAGACAAGAACAGCAactatatatatagaatatatagtTCAGCTCTGGCATTAAATTCACCTGACTCATTAAAGTTGCCTAAGGAGTAAATCACCAGGGTCTGGGTCTAGGTAATTATTGTTGTCAAAGGTAACAAAGAATAATCCAAAAGGTTTCCCAAACTTTTGCACAGGgcctttttccccttttctctattattttgaaattgtaaaaaaaatgaaataaaaagtaatctTGCTTAAAAATTTGATGAGATGTGTCATGTTTAAGTTCAGTGGCTAAAAACCGGATACTTCTGTTTAACACTTGgtcagttcatttttatttatggagagccaaatcataacagaggtTGTGAAAAAGTCACTACGCCTTATTAATGTAGTGCTGTTTGTGTCACCCAGTATTCAAAAATCCCAGCTTAATATTcaatattattttctgtgtaaaaaaatcaaacaaaaaaatttAAGTAATAGTTTCATAGTCCAGAGTCCATAGTCCAAATGCCtgtttaaataatgaatcaagTAAAAATAACGCACTTGCtggttccctctctctctggttcaTGTCATTATGAACTGGCCTTCTGTTCTGCCTGTCGGCTGGACAAAATAAGCTATTTTAAGATGTCCACATGTCGAAATGTCCTCGGTCTCCATCGGCGTGTGAATGTGCTTTGGTAACTGATACGCTTGAAAAGCGCTACATTAAGTGATGACCATTTGCCATTTGTCAATATCTATAAGCTGATCTGACTCGTTTGACTGTTGTTCCTGACTGAAATGTTGCCTGGTGCCTGTTTTCAGGATGGTCTCACAGCGTTGCACCTGACAGCTGATGGAGGTCACTATGACTGtgtcaaactgctgctggagtCTGGCTGTAACGTCAACGCACAAACAAATGTACGGCCATTTAAATTCATAAATCGTTTGCAATAAACacaagagatttaaaaaaaaaccaaaaaacattcTTTGGTCTTTTGACAGAGTTTCAAACCCTGGTTTTCTTGCGTCTTGCAGAAGAACATGAATGCTCTCCATTACGTGGCCCAGCATGGCTTTGACAGAGAGGCcagtctgctgctggaggcaAGAATCAACATAGATGCTGTCGACAATGTAAGTGATGTCAGCTCCCGCAGCTGACGTgcttttccccctgtttttacttcacattttcaacacactAAATGCCGTGTGGaagaatacatttacacacGAACCTCTTTTTGGGTTGAAAAGGACAAGATTGTCGCACTCGTGACAACCCCAAAcattgttctttgtgtttgaaacagcaacacaacacaccGCTCCACCTAGCTGTGTTCAACAATTACACAGAGGTGGTACGGCTGCTCATAGATGCTGACTGTGACCTGGACCTCATTGACAGTGTGAGTACAAGCCTCTACAGCCGCCCCGGTACACATTAAAGGTCCCGtatgatgctcatttcagccccatgtttttattctgaggctccactagagcagctttgcatgagtcacagttgaaaaaagtccttatgtatcttctcctggccctttctgcagcccctcagacCTTCATTTAAATAAAGCTAAGAATGCCACATGCTGAAACGAACACAACTCGCAGTGCCACGGTGATGGCTCTCAGCTAATATTGCACTGTACATACAGAACAACAGATTTCTGCCATGCGCTTCACAGAGACAACAGACTGCTTTGCACGTAGCAGCGGAGCATGGCTGGCAGGACACAGCTGAGATGATGCTGATCTCCGGCGTCAACCTCAATCTGACCGACAAGGTACCATACAGCACCTTTCACATGTCACGATGTGCCCCGCGTTTGTCCCTCTAgtttttctacttttcattATATatgaagaagtactcagatcctttactctAGTGAAAACAgtcaattacaagtaaaagcccaCATACAACTCGTAACTctagctgtcagacaaatgtagtgcaATACTTCCCTCACAAGTGTGAGtaaaagtgtaaagtagcataagatggaaatacttaagtaaagtacgAGCACTTCataattgtacttaaatacagtacttcaGCAAACTTAGTTACTGTCCACAGCTGTTTGCGTTCCTTTGGGTTTATCAACTGTTATACATCTGAATTGATCGACTGATAACAATAAATATTCCCTGTGTTTTACTGACTGTGAGGACAGCAGGGGAAAACGTGTCTGGAGGTGGCAGCGAGAGGAAACCACGTCATCCTGGTTGACATGATCGTCAAAGCTGACCGATTTTATAAATGGGAGAAGGTGAGTTTGTCCTCGTTGCACCTGAAATAACAGAATGACACAAAATACGCAAATAAGGCGTTGCCTTTCGATGTGCGATTGACAGGTCAGTAATCAGCCAATGGCGACTTGCTGATCCTGAGCTCATTGcctttttgtaatttgtatttttcactgtaaagttccaaatgggaaaaaaaacaaaacaagcaacctGACCTTCTCAACAAGGTTTTTAGTGCAGAACGCAGCGGGCTCCTTTCTTGCTATTTTGTGGCGCTCAGTGGCGCATTcgtttttttctaaatgaattaTGGATTGGCAGTGACGtgagacacatactgtactattAGCTGTAGATCAGGATGGATGTGTGACATTTCGTTGGTGTCACTGAACGTGCTTGTCCTGCTGTAGGATTCCTCTGTTGCCTTCAGTGCTGCATGCTTTGCCAACCACAGCCATGTGGATTTGTTGTTTGGCCTTTGGGTTGTTGACACTGTCTTAATTTGCATCTAATGACAGCGTTAATATTAGTATGTATGTACTATGTATGAAAAACCGCTTCCCCTGTTGGCTTCAGGATCACATGGGCAGTGAGCCGGACCCCTGGGTGGGAAGGCCTCTGAGCTTCAAACAGGACCACCAGCCAGAGACACAGCACCTCCGCTCGGTCCTGTGGAGCCTTGCCACCAAGCACCTCTGCCGTGGGGAATGGAAGATCCTGGCTCAACACTGGGACTTCAGCGATGCACATATACGAGCTATAGAACAACAGTGGACAGGTGAGCTATGTCTATCAACAGATGAGATACTACTGCTTGTAAAAACCTCCGCACAGAGGTCTGTTTGAATGACATAAAATCATGCAATGGGCTTTTCTGTAAATTGCACACACTGATTGAAGCTTTGGCTTGGTTGGCTGTGTTCGTtagtgggaagccagtgagggctCTTGTGCTTGTAGCTGCCCACTGGGTTGGTCTAACTTTAAAACCTCAGTATGCTTCTAACAAAGGTACAACGTGTTGTCTGTCCAGGtccaaagaa encodes:
- the ankdd1a gene encoding ankyrin repeat and death domain-containing protein 1A, producing the protein MEDDLASEDDTLLWSEKEFHDAAKRNNTEKMQELIKKGVDVQAKNKIDRKALHWAAGAGNEQALRLLLDHDTEVDERDTFGMNALLLASWFGHLKILQILVSCGATLNCENKDGLSMLHCAAQRGHIAVLEFIMEDLEDICLDRVDKSGKTALHLAAEHGQIEVVEFLIGMGCTHGLKDKEENTVMHLAAKRGHTEVLQKMVETGVDLDERNIDGLTALHLTADGGHYDCVKLLLESGCNVNAQTNKNMNALHYVAQHGFDREASLLLEARINIDAVDNQHNTPLHLAVFNNYTEVVRLLIDADCDLDLIDSRQQTALHVAAEHGWQDTAEMMLISGVNLNLTDKQGKTCLEVAARGNHVILVDMIVKADRFYKWEKDHQPETQHLRSVLWSLATKHLCRGEWKILAQHWDFSDAHIRAIEQQWTGMKSFKEHGHRMLLIWLHGVVVAGENPIKGLYEGLVEISRTDLAECIRQKANAETSSPKMCSAM